GGACGCGGAGTCGGTGGACTCGCGCTCGCCGCGGCGCAGCACCGCACGGATACGGGCGTCGAGCACCCGGCCCTGCACGGGTTTGACCACATAGTCGTCGGCACCGGACTCGAGTCCGACCACCACGTCGATGTCGTCGCTGCGCGCGGTCAGCAGAATGATCGGCAGCTGGTCGGTGCGCCGGATGCGGCGGCACACCTCGAAACCGTCGATACCGGGCAGCATCACATCCAGCACGATCAGATCCGGCCGCTGCTCACGCAGCAGTTTGAGGCCGTCCTCTCCCGTCGCCGCGGTGGCCACACGGTGGCCCTGGCGTGACAGCGAGAGTTCGAGGGCCGTGCGGATGGCGTCGTCGTCCTCGATCAGCAACAGGAAAGGCACGCTGGTCATTCTGACCCATGGTGGAGCCCCAGTTCGACAGTTGGCGCCGACTCATACATCCGGCGCACCCGCGACGCGCCGACGGCAGGCCCTGTGACAGGGCTGTGACAGTCGGCGGACAGCGTGATGAAACTGCCCCGGCAAGCTCGTTGGAACAAGGAACGGACGGACTCCACCGATGGGGGGCGCGAGATGAACGCAACTCACAGCACCACCGCAAGCGCAGTTGTCACGCGTCTGCACGATGTCGGCCGGAGCACCGAGAAGTCCGGGGCCGGAGGGGGCACCTCCCTGCTCGAGCGGAGCCGAGAGCTCGGGGGAGGGCGGGGGTGCGTTCGTGGCGCCGGGCGTCAGCACACGTCGTACATGACGGTGGTTGACGCATCTGTGGGGGGCAGCGGGGGAAGCACCGGGGGAGCCGCGTACGGGGAGGCCATGGGGGAGCGGAAGTCCCCGGCGCAGGGCGAGGACGCCGATACGGCGTTCACGGCCTACGTCCGGGAGCGCCGCGCCTCCCTGTACGCAACCGCCTACCACCTGACCGGGGACCGGTTCGAGGCCGAGGATCTGCTGCAGAGCGCCCTCTTCTCGACGTACCGGGCGTGGGACCGGATCAGCGACAAGGCGGCGGTCGGCGGCTATCTGCGCCGCACCATGACCAATCTGCACATCAGCGCCTGGCGCAGGCGCAAGCTCAACGAGTACCCGACCGAGGAGCTGCCGGAGACGGCGGGCGACACGGACGCGATGCGCGGCACGGAGCTGCGCGCCGTGCTCTGGCAGGCGCTGGCGCGGCTGCCCGAACTCCAGCGCACGATGCTGGTCCTGCGCTACTACGAGGGCCGCACCGATCCGGAGGTCGCGGCCATTCTCGACATCAGTGTCGGCACGGTGAAGTCCAGCATCTGGCGGTCGCTCCGCCGGCTGCGCGAGGACGAGGTCCTCAGCTTCGGCCGTGACGAGGAGGAGTCCTTCGGCGAGCTGGTGGCCTGAGGGGACGGGGGAACGGGGGTACGGGGGAATGCTGCGGGGTCGGACGGGCCGGGGGTCCAGTCCGGCCCCGTCGGCGTGTGCGGCGTGAATTTCAGCCTCGTCGGCGTCTGAGGCGCGGGGTACGGGGAGGGGCCCCGGTTACGGGAAGGGGCGGGTAGGGGAGACGGCGCCCGCCACACGCGCGCGCCGGCAGCGGCCCGCTGCCGCGGCGGCCAGTCGGCCCAGGGCCTCCTTCTTGCCGCACGGATGCGCCCCCAGCGCCGTCTGCCGCGCCACGATGCGCCGTTCCGCCCGCATCAGCCGCCATCCGCGCCGCAGCAGGAACGGCACGGACTTCCGTCCCTCCCTCAGATCCCGCAGCAGCCGGCGGCGGAACGTCGTCGACGGACGGCCGCGCAGGCACAGCGCGTCCGCGAGTACGCCCAGTTCCTGGCACCGTTCGACTATGTCCGCCGCGAAGATCCCCTCCGCCACGAACAGCGGGGTGCGCTCGATGCTGAACGCCTCGCGGTCGACCCGGGAGCTCGTGGAGATGTCGTACACCGGGACGTTCGTACGCCCCGTGCGGCACAGTTCCATGATCGCGGCGACCGCCGCGTCGGCGTCCCAGGACTCCGCGGAGTCCCAGTCGATGTCCGTACTGCCGGCAACGACCGGCAGCGTGGGGTCGTCGCCCTCCTTGTAGAAGTCGTCCAGCCGCAGCACCGGCAGGTCGGTGCGGGCGGCGAGGGAGGACTTGACGGAGCCGGAAGGGCCGGCGAGCAGCACGACGCGGGTCGGAATGGGTTGGGAACTCACAGGACATGAGTGTGAGGCATTGACCCGCGCAGGGGACCCCCGGGAGGTCGTGTTGGTATCGAGCATCACACCTCAACTACTCTACGCACTCAGATGGTTACTCAACGGTCTCGATCAGGTGGGAACTTCATGGCACGTCACGCACTTTCCAGGTCCCGGCGCCGCGCTCTGCTGCGGGCAGGTCTGACCGTCACCGCGGTGGGTGCCGCGCTCGGCGCGGGAGGTGCGGCGGCCCAGGCGGCGCCGCTGCCCCTCGCACCTGCCGCGGGCTCCGACAGCAGCCTCGGCGGGGTCGGCGAGGCGAGCGGGAGCGCGGTGACCGGGGCGCTCGGGCACTCGCTCAAGAACGGCGTCGCACCGGTGACGCATCTGCGGCTCGACCCGCTGGCCGGTACGGGTGTCGATCCGCTGGACAACGCGGTGGGGACCCAGGTCGCCGACTTCAAGCCGCTCTCCACGGCCACCCTCACCGACCCGGTGACGAGTGGCGGCGCGCTGAAGGACCTGCCGGTGGTGGGACAGGTGGCAGGACTGC
This sequence is a window from Streptomyces sp. NBC_01217. Protein-coding genes within it:
- a CDS encoding uridine kinase, which produces MLDTNTTSRGSPARVNASHSCPVSSQPIPTRVVLLAGPSGSVKSSLAARTDLPVLRLDDFYKEGDDPTLPVVAGSTDIDWDSAESWDADAAVAAIMELCRTGRTNVPVYDISTSSRVDREAFSIERTPLFVAEGIFAADIVERCQELGVLADALCLRGRPSTTFRRRLLRDLREGRKSVPFLLRRGWRLMRAERRIVARQTALGAHPCGKKEALGRLAAAAAGRCRRARVAGAVSPTRPFP
- a CDS encoding SigE family RNA polymerase sigma factor, with amino-acid sequence MNATHSTTASAVVTRLHDVGRSTEKSGAGGGTSLLERSRELGGGRGCVRGAGRQHTSYMTVVDASVGGSGGSTGGAAYGEAMGERKSPAQGEDADTAFTAYVRERRASLYATAYHLTGDRFEAEDLLQSALFSTYRAWDRISDKAAVGGYLRRTMTNLHISAWRRRKLNEYPTEELPETAGDTDAMRGTELRAVLWQALARLPELQRTMLVLRYYEGRTDPEVAAILDISVGTVKSSIWRSLRRLREDEVLSFGRDEEESFGELVA
- the afsQ1 gene encoding two-component system response regulator AfsQ1 — encoded protein: MPFLLLIEDDDAIRTALELSLSRQGHRVATAATGEDGLKLLREQRPDLIVLDVMLPGIDGFEVCRRIRRTDQLPIILLTARSDDIDVVVGLESGADDYVVKPVQGRVLDARIRAVLRRGERESTDSASFGNVVIDRSAMTVTKNGEDLQLTPTELRLLLELSRRPGQALSRQQLLRLVWEHDYLGDSRLVDACVQRLRAKVEDVPSSPTLIRTVRGVGYRLDSPQ